One window of Trichomycterus rosablanca isolate fTriRos1 chromosome 2, fTriRos1.hap1, whole genome shotgun sequence genomic DNA carries:
- the LOC134302292 gene encoding paraneoplastic antigen Ma1 homolog, which translates to MYITQAVVESRKLNIPPDCALVLGKVPRGVSDDVILDVLDTVKVWGRTRIRGRWCSNTDHEVILVETKNVLEASLVPAMIGVEGEAGPWPVFLVNGLEGGELGGTSSTVRDPSREPEVPARVSEKTVAGEVVGPKMDLSLELVKAIGALMDRCEQGAADGPSYRKLRLFSGLRPVPPGEEDYEVWAEQANQMVSEWRCSEAAKKQRVAESLRGPASDIIRFLKVSEPSATVVDYLVALDTTYGSTESGAELMAKFRYTYQNKGEQLSQFAYRLEKLLHQALAKGGIAKKEMNGVRMEQITKGALIDDMVALRLRVTRSLREPPSFSELLREIREEEAWGQAWEKVKARVSTASAHALEKDVELDQLRNEVKGLSGQVSGLLKVAAIKSTSGESLGRTETRRQPGSNDVPVDRARSSTTPMEIFCYRCGEDGHLRRDCRGEEDLRKVTKKLIARQQGNFLGAL; encoded by the coding sequence ATGTACATAACTCAGGCTGTCGTAGAGAGCCGAAAGCTAAACATTCCCCCGGACTGTGCATTAGTGCTGGGAAAGGTTCCTAGGGGTGTGTCAGATGATGTCATCCTGGATGTACTAGATACTGTTAAAGTATGGGGGCGTACTAGGATACGGGGTCGTTGGTGTTCAAATACCGACCATGAAGTCATCTTAGTAGAGACTAAGAATGTTTTAGAAGCATCATTAGTCCCTGCTATGATTGGTGTAGAAGGAGAAGCGGGACCTTGGCCAGTGTTTTTAGTGAATGGCTTAGAAGGGGGGGAGCTTGGGGGTACCAGCAGCACAGTAAGGGATCCCTCCCGGGAGCCAGAAGTTCCGGCCCGAGTTAGTGAGAAAACTGTAGCTGGGGAGGTTGTAGGCCCTAAAATGGACCTTAGCTTGGAGTTGGTAAAAGCTATAGGGGCATTGATGGATCGTTGTGAGCAAGGGGCAGCGGATGGACCTAGCTATAGGAAGCTAAGATTGTTTTCAGGTCTTAGACCAGTTCCTCCTGGAGAAGAGGACTATGAGGTTTGGGCAGAACAAGCCAACCAGATGGTTAGTGAGTGGCGATGTTCGGAGGCCGCAAAAAAACAAAGGGTGGCGGAAAGTTTGCGGGGACCCGCCTCCGACATCATTAGATTTTTGAAGGTTAGTGAGCCTTCAGCTACAGTGGTTGACTATTTGGTTGCCCTCGATACCACGTATGGTTCCACCGAGTCTGGGGCTGAGTTAATGGCTAAATTTCGGTACACATACCAAAATAAAGGGGAACAGCTTTCACAATTTGCTTACCGTTTGGAGAAACTACTCCACCAAGCTTTAGCAAAAGGGGGGATAGCGAAAAAAGAAATGAACGGAGTGCGTATGGAACAAATCACTAAGGGGGCTCTGATTGATGACATGGTTGCCCTCAGACTCCGAGTTACTCGAAGTCTAAGGGAGCCGCCCTCCTTTTCTGAATTGCTGAGAGAGATTCGGGAAGAGGAGGCATGGGGCCAGGCCTGGGAGAAGGTGAAAGCTCGTGTCTCCACCGCCTCTGCCCATGCATTGGAGAAAGATGTGGAGTTAGACCAGTTGAGAAACGAGGTAAAAGGGTTGTCAGGTCAGGTGTCAGGGCTGTTGAAGGTGGCGGCCATTAAGTCAACGTCTGGTGAGTCCCTTGGACGGACAGAGACTCGGCGGCAGCCCGGGTCAAATGACGTGCCGGTAGACAGGGCTAGATCCTCAACTACACCAATGGAAATTTTTTGCTATAGGTGTGGTGAGGATGGACACCTGAGGCGAGATTGTCGAGGGGAGGAAGATCTGCGCAAGGTAACCAAGAAACTGATTGCCCGGCAGCAGGGAAACTTCCTCGGGGCCCTGTGA